One window of the Paraburkholderia sp. PGU19 genome contains the following:
- a CDS encoding 2-hydroxy-3-oxopropionate reductase, producing MAKIGFIGLGIMGAHMARNLIKGGHTLFVNGAYPVPEDLAKTTTSVADSTAVAQAADIVVIMVPDTPDVANVLFADDGVAKGLTKGKLVIDMSSISPLDTQAFAKKINELGCDYLDAPVSGGEIGARDATLTIMVGGPQKSFDLAKPLFDLMGKNISLIGDNGAGQTCKVANQIIVALNIEAVAEALLFAARSGADPERVRKALMGGFASSRILEVHGERMTKRTFNPGFRIELHQKDLNLALDGARKLGIALPHTASAQQLFSVCAANGGKAWDHSAMVRALEIMANFEVAQAPAADQKAA from the coding sequence ATGGCAAAGATCGGTTTCATCGGCCTCGGCATCATGGGCGCGCACATGGCGCGCAATCTCATCAAGGGCGGCCATACGCTGTTCGTCAATGGCGCGTACCCGGTGCCGGAAGATCTCGCCAAAACGACCACGTCGGTCGCTGATTCGACGGCTGTTGCACAGGCGGCCGACATCGTCGTGATCATGGTCCCCGATACGCCCGACGTCGCGAACGTGCTGTTCGCCGATGACGGCGTGGCGAAGGGCCTGACGAAGGGCAAGCTCGTGATCGACATGAGCTCGATCTCGCCGCTCGACACACAGGCGTTCGCGAAGAAGATCAACGAACTGGGTTGCGACTACCTCGACGCACCCGTCTCCGGTGGCGAAATCGGCGCACGCGATGCGACGCTGACGATCATGGTCGGCGGCCCGCAAAAGTCGTTCGATCTGGCCAAGCCGCTGTTCGACCTGATGGGCAAGAACATCTCGCTGATCGGCGACAACGGCGCGGGACAGACCTGCAAGGTGGCGAACCAGATCATCGTCGCGCTGAACATCGAAGCCGTCGCGGAAGCGCTGTTGTTTGCGGCGCGTTCGGGCGCCGATCCGGAGCGTGTGCGCAAGGCGCTGATGGGTGGCTTCGCGTCGTCGCGCATTCTCGAAGTGCACGGCGAGCGCATGACGAAGCGTACGTTCAATCCTGGCTTCCGCATCGAACTGCACCAGAAGGATCTGAACCTCGCACTCGATGGCGCTCGCAAGCTTGGTATCGCGTTGCCGCATACGGCCAGTGCCCAGCAACTGTTCAGCGTGTGCGCGGCGAACGGCGGCAAGGCATGGGATCACTCGGCGATGGTTCGCGCGCTCGAAATCATGGCGAATTTTGAAGTCGCGCAGGCGCCTGCTGCTGATCAGAAAGCGGCTTGA
- the gcl gene encoding glyoxylate carboligase, with amino-acid sequence MAKMRAVDAAVLVLEKEGIDTAFGVPGAAINPFYSAMRKAGNISHVLARHVEGASHMAEGYTRAAPGNIGVCIGTSGPAGTDMITGLYSASADSIPILAITGQAPRARLYKEDFQAVDIESIAKPVTKWAVTVREPALVPRVFQQAFHLMRSGRPGPVLVDLPIDVQLAEIEFDIETYEPLPIYKPAATRKQIEAALTLLNDSAKPLIVSGGGVLNAAAEDLLVQFAETVGVPVIPTLMSWGAIPDDHPLMAGMVGLQTSHRYGNATMLASDFVLGIGNRWANRHTGSVEVYTKGRKFVHVDIEPTQIGRVFGPDLGIVSDAKLALELFVEVAKEWKAAGKLKDRGAWVEECQERKRTLQRKTHFENVPIKPQRVYEEMNKVFGRDTCYVSTIGLSQIAAAQFLHVFKARNWINCGQAGPLGWTIPAALGVRAADPQRPIVALSGDYDFQFMIEELAVGAQFKLPYVHVVVNNSYLGLIRQAQRAFDMDFCVQLAFDNINAPELEGYGVDHVAVAEGLGCKAIRVFKPEEIKPALEKAQSMLSEYNVPVIVEVILERVTNISMGAEIDAINEFEDLAVTRADAPSAVSLLD; translated from the coding sequence ATGGCCAAGATGAGAGCCGTCGACGCAGCGGTGCTCGTGCTCGAAAAAGAAGGCATCGACACGGCATTCGGCGTTCCGGGCGCCGCCATCAATCCGTTCTACTCGGCCATGCGCAAGGCAGGCAACATCAGTCACGTGCTGGCGCGCCACGTCGAAGGCGCATCGCACATGGCGGAAGGCTATACGCGCGCAGCGCCCGGCAATATCGGCGTGTGCATCGGCACGTCGGGCCCCGCCGGCACCGACATGATCACGGGCCTCTATTCCGCCTCCGCCGATTCGATCCCCATTCTCGCGATCACCGGCCAGGCGCCGCGCGCGCGTCTGTACAAGGAAGACTTCCAGGCCGTCGATATCGAATCGATCGCCAAGCCCGTCACCAAGTGGGCCGTCACGGTGCGCGAACCGGCTCTCGTGCCGCGCGTGTTCCAGCAGGCGTTCCATCTGATGCGCTCGGGCCGTCCCGGTCCCGTGCTGGTCGACCTCCCCATCGACGTGCAGCTCGCCGAGATCGAGTTCGACATTGAAACGTACGAGCCGCTGCCCATCTACAAGCCCGCCGCAACGCGCAAGCAGATCGAAGCCGCGCTCACGCTGCTCAACGATTCCGCCAAGCCGCTGATCGTCTCGGGTGGCGGAGTGCTCAACGCTGCCGCTGAAGACCTGCTGGTGCAGTTCGCCGAAACGGTCGGCGTGCCCGTGATCCCGACGTTGATGTCGTGGGGCGCGATTCCCGACGATCACCCGTTGATGGCGGGCATGGTCGGCCTGCAAACGTCGCACCGCTACGGCAACGCGACGATGCTCGCCTCCGACTTCGTACTCGGCATCGGCAACCGCTGGGCGAACCGCCACACGGGCAGCGTCGAGGTCTACACGAAGGGCCGCAAGTTCGTGCACGTCGATATCGAACCGACGCAGATCGGCCGTGTGTTCGGCCCGGATCTCGGCATCGTGTCCGACGCCAAGCTCGCGCTCGAACTGTTCGTCGAAGTCGCGAAGGAATGGAAGGCAGCGGGCAAGCTGAAGGACCGCGGCGCATGGGTCGAGGAATGCCAGGAACGCAAGCGCACGCTGCAACGCAAGACGCACTTCGAGAACGTGCCGATCAAGCCGCAGCGCGTGTACGAAGAGATGAACAAGGTGTTCGGCCGCGATACGTGCTACGTGAGCACGATCGGTCTGTCGCAGATCGCCGCCGCGCAGTTCCTGCACGTGTTCAAGGCGCGCAACTGGATCAACTGCGGCCAGGCTGGCCCGCTCGGCTGGACGATTCCGGCAGCGCTGGGCGTGCGTGCCGCTGATCCGCAGCGCCCGATCGTCGCGCTGTCGGGCGACTACGACTTCCAGTTCATGATCGAAGAACTGGCCGTGGGCGCGCAGTTCAAGCTTCCGTACGTGCATGTGGTCGTGAACAACTCGTATCTGGGCCTGATCCGCCAGGCGCAGCGCGCGTTCGACATGGACTTCTGCGTGCAGCTCGCGTTCGACAACATCAACGCGCCGGAACTCGAAGGCTATGGCGTCGATCACGTCGCGGTGGCGGAAGGTCTCGGCTGCAAGGCGATCCGCGTGTTCAAGCCGGAAGAGATCAAGCCGGCGCTGGAAAAAGCGCAGTCGATGCTCTCCGAGTACAACGTGCCCGTGATCGTCGAAGTGATTCTCGAGCGTGTGACGAACATTTCGATGGGCGCCGAGATCGACGCGATCAACGAGTTCGAGGACCTCGCCGTGACGCGCGCCGATGCGCCGAGCGCCGTCAGCCTGCTCGACTGA
- a CDS encoding metallophosphoesterase gives MQNNLKCLKRRDFLRLAAVGGAAFASALPGFSYGRDDDFYFVQLSDAHWGFEGPGVNPDSKGTLPKAIAAVNALPSPPDFVIFTGDLTHTTDDTALRHERMRQFQEIIAQLKVKPLYLMPGEHDASLDAGAAYKEHFGQTHYTFDHKGVHFIAIDNVSDPAGRVGEQQIAWLAADIDKQPQDARIVVFTHRPLFDLAPQWDWATRDGAQVIDVLSRRKNVTVFYGHIHQEHHMVTGNIAHHAARSLMFPLPVAMSQAKRLPIPWDASAPYRGLGWRQVQVARPSGALALDEMPIKTS, from the coding sequence ATGCAAAACAATCTGAAATGTCTGAAGCGGCGCGATTTCCTGCGCCTTGCGGCCGTCGGCGGTGCAGCATTCGCGTCGGCGTTGCCCGGTTTCTCGTATGGACGCGACGACGATTTCTACTTCGTCCAGTTGTCGGATGCTCATTGGGGCTTCGAAGGCCCCGGCGTGAATCCCGATTCGAAAGGCACGCTTCCGAAGGCGATTGCCGCCGTCAACGCGCTGCCGTCGCCGCCCGATTTCGTGATCTTCACGGGCGACCTGACGCACACCACCGACGACACCGCGCTGCGCCACGAACGCATGCGTCAGTTTCAGGAAATCATCGCGCAATTGAAGGTGAAGCCGCTTTACCTGATGCCGGGCGAGCACGACGCGAGCCTCGACGCGGGCGCGGCGTACAAGGAGCACTTCGGGCAGACGCACTACACGTTCGACCACAAGGGCGTGCACTTCATCGCGATCGACAACGTGTCGGACCCGGCGGGCCGCGTCGGCGAGCAGCAGATCGCGTGGCTTGCAGCCGACATCGACAAGCAGCCGCAGGACGCGCGCATCGTCGTCTTCACGCACCGGCCACTGTTCGATCTCGCGCCGCAATGGGACTGGGCGACGCGCGACGGCGCGCAGGTGATCGACGTGTTGAGCCGGCGCAAGAACGTGACCGTGTTTTATGGGCACATCCATCAGGAACATCACATGGTGACAGGCAACATTGCGCACCATGCGGCGCGCTCGCTGATGTTTCCGCTGCCGGTTGCGATGTCGCAGGCCAAGAGGCTGCCGATACCGTGGGACGCGTCCGCGCCGTATCGCGGGCTGGGCTGGCGGCAGGTGCAGGTCGCGAGGCCCTCGGGCGCGCTTGCGCTCGATGAAATGCCGATCAAGACGTCATAA
- a CDS encoding zf-HC2 domain-containing protein — translation MDCNEARPLLDANADHELTPPQSRDVQRHIESCEACRREGEMVRAMKGAVRSANYYRAPDELRAKIMAALPPTELAAPQGAARDSAMRPEPRARQRKGWFDWVRLPQLPQLPKGGASGRWRARARAAR, via the coding sequence ATGGACTGTAACGAAGCACGGCCGCTTCTCGATGCGAATGCGGACCACGAACTCACGCCGCCGCAATCGCGCGACGTGCAGCGGCATATCGAAAGCTGCGAGGCATGCCGGAGGGAAGGCGAGATGGTAAGGGCAATGAAGGGCGCGGTGCGCTCGGCCAACTACTATCGCGCGCCGGATGAACTGCGCGCGAAGATCATGGCGGCGCTGCCGCCGACCGAGCTTGCCGCGCCGCAAGGGGCGGCGCGCGACAGCGCAATGCGGCCGGAGCCACGCGCGAGGCAGCGTAAAGGCTGGTTCGACTGGGTGCGGCTGCCGCAACTGCCACAGCTTCCGAAAGGCGGGGCTTCGGGCCGCTGGCGGGCGAGGGCGCGGGCGGCACGATGA
- the priB gene encoding primosomal replication protein N: MNRLQLTASVVEREIVRYTPAGVPIAGCTLQHRTQVVEAGVARTVELIMQAVAAGEASGKLERVEMGVETLFTGFLAKKSRNARTLVFHITELQDIGKD, translated from the coding sequence ATGAACCGGCTGCAACTCACGGCGAGCGTCGTCGAACGCGAAATAGTGCGGTACACCCCCGCCGGCGTTCCGATTGCAGGCTGTACGTTGCAACACCGCACGCAGGTCGTCGAAGCGGGCGTTGCCCGAACCGTCGAGCTGATCATGCAGGCGGTCGCGGCTGGTGAGGCGAGCGGCAAGCTGGAGCGGGTTGAGATGGGCGTTGAAACGCTCTTCACCGGCTTCCTGGCGAAGAAAAGCCGCAACGCGAGAACTCTGGTGTTTCACATCACAGAATTGCAGGACATTGGAAAGGACTGA
- a CDS encoding anti-sigma factor, which produces MSGGGWHTGAAWRGGLALAFCALVAAGIAVSLHRTGEPMPLVDELVASHVRAQLSGHDIDVVSTDQHTVKPWFNGKLDYAPPVEDLSASGFPLAGGRLDYVGHRRVAVLTYRHAKHVIDVYVFPEDDRVAGKPGAPLIQDGYAVARWRDDGMMWWAVTDAAPESLTALQAALTARLHGAEPGAPYSGS; this is translated from the coding sequence ATGAGCGGCGGCGGATGGCACACGGGCGCGGCCTGGCGGGGCGGTCTCGCGCTCGCGTTCTGTGCGCTGGTCGCGGCGGGCATCGCTGTGTCGCTGCACCGGACGGGGGAACCGATGCCGCTCGTCGACGAACTGGTGGCGAGTCATGTGCGCGCGCAGCTGTCGGGGCACGATATCGACGTGGTGTCGACGGATCAGCACACGGTCAAGCCGTGGTTCAACGGCAAGCTCGACTACGCGCCGCCCGTCGAGGATCTCAGCGCGAGCGGCTTCCCGCTCGCGGGCGGGCGGCTCGACTATGTGGGGCATCGGCGGGTGGCCGTGCTGACGTACCGGCATGCCAAGCACGTCATCGACGTCTACGTGTTCCCTGAGGACGACCGCGTGGCGGGCAAGCCGGGCGCTCCGCTGATTCAGGACGGCTATGCGGTGGCGCGCTGGCGCGACGACGGGATGATGTGGTGGGCCGTGACGGACGCCGCGCCCGAGTCGCTGACGGCGTTGCAGGCCGCGCTGACGGCCCGGTTGCATGGCGCGGAGCCGGGGGCGCCCTATTCGGGCAGTTGA
- a CDS encoding LysR family transcriptional regulator, protein MDRFKQIETFVRVADAGSLASAALEEGVSPVILGRRIDALEKRLGVKLMYRSTRRLVVSEEGAAFLERCRGLLSEWDQAENELMAGRRSVNGHLIVSAPAAFGRKHVAPLAPEFLKDKPELQVSFNLTDRVVDLVREGYDLSIRIGGAVDPNFVAVKLATNRRVVCGTPEYFRKHGKPKTLEDLPAHNCLAFNLQGGQNRGWYFRRNGKLTTVRVGGTLDCNDGELLHRWVSEGLGLGWRSTWEIDQQLARGELETVLDEYALPDYDILAVYPQQRYVPAKVRYFIDYLKEVYARPDYWVNAG, encoded by the coding sequence ATGGACCGCTTCAAACAAATCGAAACGTTCGTTCGCGTTGCCGACGCGGGCAGCCTTGCGTCGGCGGCGCTGGAAGAGGGCGTGTCGCCCGTGATTCTCGGGCGCCGGATCGACGCGCTCGAAAAGCGCCTTGGCGTCAAGCTGATGTACCGTTCGACACGCCGGCTGGTGGTCAGCGAAGAGGGCGCGGCGTTTCTCGAGCGCTGCCGTGGCTTGCTCAGCGAGTGGGACCAGGCGGAAAACGAGTTGATGGCGGGGCGGCGCTCGGTCAACGGGCATCTGATCGTGTCGGCGCCGGCCGCGTTCGGGCGTAAGCATGTTGCGCCGCTCGCGCCCGAATTTCTGAAGGACAAGCCCGAATTACAGGTTTCGTTCAATCTGACCGACCGCGTCGTCGATCTGGTGCGCGAGGGTTACGACCTGTCGATTCGTATCGGTGGCGCGGTCGATCCGAACTTTGTGGCCGTCAAGCTGGCGACGAACCGGCGCGTCGTGTGCGGGACGCCTGAATATTTTCGTAAGCATGGCAAGCCGAAGACACTCGAGGATCTGCCGGCGCACAACTGTCTCGCGTTCAATCTGCAAGGCGGGCAGAACCGTGGCTGGTATTTCCGGCGCAATGGCAAGCTGACGACGGTGCGTGTCGGCGGCACGCTCGATTGCAATGATGGCGAGTTGCTGCACCGCTGGGTGTCTGAAGGGCTTGGGCTGGGCTGGCGCTCGACGTGGGAGATCGATCAGCAACTCGCAAGGGGTGAGCTCGAGACCGTGCTCGATGAATATGCGCTGCCTGATTACGACATTCTTGCTGTTTATCCGCAGCAGCGGTATGTGCCTGCCAAAGTGCGGTATTTCATTGATTATCTGAAAGAGGTTTATGCGCGGCCTGATTACTGGGTCAATGCGGGGTGA
- a CDS encoding PQQ-dependent sugar dehydrogenase: MNASLKLLPLAIGAAFAILPAAYAAQDNVQTLSNFKTTGNTKPAETVPQTGARADALRENLKAIKLPPGFKIDLYAIVPEARAMTIEPSTGVVFVGTRKDRVWQVTDRTKRRVADDVVQFASSVTFKVPNGVCFSPDGVLYIVEQNRVLAFPAAQFFGEGGPDVAAAVVVPQGKLIPPQFESFNHGARYCRVGPDKKLYIALGQPWNVPPKDKLAELDRNGLAGIIRLDQNGKNREVYAHGVRNSVGLDFNPKDKSLWFTDNQVDGMGDDIPPGELNHATKAGANFGFPWYGGGHVRTEEYKDQTPPAGVVFPVVEYAAHAADLGMSFYTGKMFPEKYQGGIFDAEHGSWNRTKPIGARIMFTPVKDDGSVGETEVFAEGWLTPNGEYMGRPVDVQQLQDGSLLVSDDYAGAIYRISYAK; this comes from the coding sequence ATGAACGCATCCCTGAAGCTCTTGCCGCTCGCCATCGGCGCAGCATTCGCGATCCTGCCTGCCGCTTACGCCGCGCAGGACAACGTGCAGACGCTGTCGAACTTCAAGACCACGGGCAACACGAAACCAGCCGAAACGGTGCCGCAGACGGGCGCGCGCGCCGACGCGCTGCGCGAGAACCTGAAGGCGATCAAGCTGCCGCCCGGCTTCAAGATCGACCTGTATGCGATCGTCCCCGAGGCGCGCGCGATGACGATCGAGCCGTCGACGGGCGTGGTGTTCGTCGGCACGCGCAAGGATCGCGTGTGGCAGGTGACGGACCGGACCAAGCGGCGCGTCGCGGACGACGTCGTGCAGTTCGCGAGTTCCGTTACGTTCAAGGTGCCCAACGGCGTGTGCTTCTCGCCGGATGGCGTGTTGTACATCGTCGAGCAGAACCGCGTGCTGGCGTTCCCCGCCGCGCAGTTCTTCGGCGAGGGCGGCCCGGACGTGGCCGCCGCGGTGGTCGTGCCGCAGGGTAAGCTGATTCCGCCGCAGTTCGAAAGCTTCAATCATGGCGCGCGTTATTGTCGCGTTGGGCCTGACAAGAAGCTGTACATCGCGCTCGGCCAGCCGTGGAACGTGCCGCCCAAGGACAAGCTCGCCGAGCTCGACAGGAACGGACTCGCGGGCATCATCCGCCTCGACCAGAACGGCAAGAATCGCGAAGTGTATGCCCATGGGGTGCGTAACTCGGTGGGCCTCGATTTCAATCCGAAGGACAAGTCGCTGTGGTTCACCGACAACCAGGTGGACGGCATGGGCGATGACATCCCGCCCGGCGAACTGAATCACGCGACGAAGGCGGGCGCGAACTTCGGGTTCCCATGGTATGGCGGCGGTCATGTGCGCACTGAGGAATACAAGGACCAGACGCCGCCTGCGGGCGTGGTGTTCCCGGTGGTCGAATACGCTGCGCACGCGGCGGATCTTGGCATGTCGTTCTATACGGGCAAGATGTTTCCGGAGAAGTATCAGGGGGGCATCTTTGATGCGGAGCATGGGTCGTGGAATCGCACGAAGCCGATTGGTGCGCGCATCATGTTCACGCCTGTCAAGGATGATGGCTCGGTCGGGGAGACCGAGGTTTTCGCGGAGGGCTGGTTGACGCCGAACGGTGAGTACATGGGACGTCCTGTCGATGTGCAGCAGTTGCAGGACGGGTCGTTGCTCGTGTCGGATGATTACGCTGGCGCGATTTATCGGATTTCGTACGCGAAATGA
- a CDS encoding RNA polymerase sigma factor: protein MNETGKHAGGDARAEAARSLRFQQMALPHLDAAYNLARWLCGNGHDADDVVQEAFMRAYRFFDTFHGETARPWLLAIVRRTWYTEWRRRSGGVNATIEFDENLDDETFEGWSSNSPDPEALLIRDENTRLVHEALEMLPVEYREVLILRELEELSYREIATIADLPVGTVMSRLARGRRKLATALTSLQSKGSARPRGGARDGGGTQRAPDGADDVPGARPAMRASARTEGPSRSGQAGGGAPPGGSPDTPRKTESGWMPHAPGALPGGLAQEAPDGL from the coding sequence GTGAATGAGACCGGAAAACATGCTGGGGGCGACGCGCGCGCCGAGGCCGCGCGCAGTCTGCGCTTTCAGCAGATGGCGCTGCCGCATCTCGATGCCGCGTACAACCTTGCGCGCTGGCTATGCGGCAACGGACACGACGCCGACGACGTCGTGCAGGAAGCGTTCATGCGCGCTTACCGTTTCTTCGACACGTTCCACGGCGAGACCGCGCGGCCCTGGCTGCTCGCGATCGTGCGGCGCACGTGGTACACGGAGTGGCGAAGGCGTTCGGGCGGTGTCAATGCGACGATCGAGTTCGACGAGAACCTCGACGACGAGACGTTCGAAGGCTGGAGCAGTAACTCGCCCGACCCCGAAGCGCTGCTGATCCGCGATGAAAACACCCGGCTCGTGCACGAGGCGCTGGAAATGCTGCCTGTCGAGTATCGCGAGGTGCTGATCCTGCGCGAGCTGGAAGAGTTGAGCTACCGCGAGATCGCCACGATTGCGGATCTGCCCGTCGGCACCGTGATGTCGCGGCTCGCACGAGGGCGACGCAAGCTCGCGACGGCATTGACGTCGTTGCAATCGAAGGGGAGCGCGCGGCCGAGAGGCGGCGCGCGCGATGGAGGCGGCACGCAGCGTGCGCCGGATGGGGCAGATGATGTGCCGGGCGCGCGGCCAGCCATGCGTGCATCGGCCCGGACCGAAGGGCCGTCCCGTTCGGGGCAAGCCGGCGGCGGAGCGCCGCCCGGCGGATCGCCCGATACCCCACGTAAAACCGAAAGCGGCTGGATGCCGCACGCTCCCGGCGCGTTGCCGGGCGGACTCGCACAGGAGGCGCCAGATGGACTGTAA
- the hyi gene encoding hydroxypyruvate isomerase: MPKFAANLTMLFNELPFLDRFAAAADAGFDAVEFLFPYPYQIAELSERLTQNKLKLVLHNLPAGNWEAGERGIASLPDRVGEFQEGVGRAIEYAKALKVPQLNCLVGIPKGVDADKARATIVDNLRFAAAALKNEGIRLLVEPCNSYDIPGFALNRSSEGLDVIQAVGSDNLFLQYDIYHMQRMEGELAATIKKNFAQIAHIQLADNPGRNEPGTGEINYPFLFDLLDSLGYQGYIGCEYKPRTTTAEGLGWLESVAGVKRAHASA, translated from the coding sequence ATGCCGAAATTTGCCGCGAATCTCACGATGCTGTTCAACGAACTTCCGTTTCTCGACCGCTTTGCAGCGGCCGCCGACGCGGGCTTCGACGCCGTCGAATTTCTGTTTCCCTACCCGTATCAGATCGCCGAGTTGTCCGAGCGGCTCACGCAGAACAAGCTGAAGCTCGTGCTGCACAACCTGCCCGCTGGCAACTGGGAAGCGGGTGAACGCGGGATTGCTTCGCTGCCGGATCGCGTCGGCGAGTTTCAGGAAGGCGTGGGCCGCGCGATCGAATACGCGAAGGCGTTGAAGGTTCCGCAACTGAACTGCCTCGTCGGCATTCCGAAGGGCGTCGATGCCGACAAGGCTCGCGCGACGATCGTCGATAACCTGCGCTTTGCCGCTGCCGCGCTGAAGAACGAAGGCATCCGGCTGCTCGTCGAGCCGTGCAACTCGTACGACATTCCGGGCTTCGCGTTGAATCGCTCGTCGGAAGGACTCGACGTGATTCAGGCGGTCGGCTCCGACAATCTGTTCCTGCAATACGACATCTATCACATGCAACGGATGGAAGGCGAACTCGCCGCGACGATCAAGAAGAACTTCGCGCAGATCGCTCACATCCAGCTCGCCGACAACCCGGGCCGCAACGAACCGGGCACGGGCGAAATCAACTATCCGTTCCTGTTCGATCTGCTCGATTCGCTCGGCTATCAGGGCTACATCGGCTGCGAGTACAAGCCGCGCACGACGACGGCGGAAGGTCTCGGCTGGCTGGAGAGCGTCGCGGGCGTGAAGCGCGCTCATGCCTCCGCCTGA
- the rpsR gene encoding 30S ribosomal protein S18, whose protein sequence is MPRPTGKKFDKRRQQQNPLFKRKKFCRFTAANVDQIDYKDIDTLKDFIGENGKITPARLTGTKAHYQRQLDTAIKRARFLALMPYTDQHKA, encoded by the coding sequence ATGCCCCGCCCGACTGGTAAGAAATTCGACAAGCGTCGTCAGCAACAAAACCCGCTCTTCAAGCGCAAGAAGTTCTGCCGTTTCACGGCTGCAAATGTCGATCAGATCGACTACAAGGACATCGATACGCTGAAGGACTTCATCGGCGAAAACGGCAAGATCACGCCGGCACGTCTGACGGGTACCAAGGCCCACTATCAACGCCAGCTCGACACGGCGATCAAGCGCGCACGTTTCCTCGCGCTGATGCCGTACACCGATCAGCACAAGGCCTAA
- the rpsF gene encoding 30S ribosomal protein S6, with protein sequence MRHYEIVFIVHPDQSEQVPAMIERYKSTITSHGGQIHRIEDWGRRQLAYMIEKLAKAHYVCMNIECDQTTLDELEHAFKFNDAVLRHLIVKMKKAETGPSPMMKEVQREEAKKAAASQPTEAQA encoded by the coding sequence ATGCGTCATTACGAAATCGTATTCATCGTGCACCCCGATCAGAGCGAGCAAGTGCCCGCCATGATCGAGCGTTACAAGTCCACGATCACGTCGCACGGTGGCCAGATCCACCGCATCGAAGACTGGGGCCGTCGCCAACTGGCCTACATGATCGAGAAACTCGCGAAGGCTCACTACGTCTGCATGAACATCGAATGCGACCAGACCACGCTCGACGAACTCGAACACGCGTTCAAGTTCAACGACGCCGTTCTGCGTCACCTCATCGTCAAGATGAAGAAGGCCGAAACCGGCCCGTCGCCGATGATGAAGGAAGTGCAGCGCGAAGAAGCCAAGAAGGCGGCTGCATCGCAGCCGACGGAAGCGCAGGCTTAA
- a CDS encoding cytochrome c has protein sequence MKRFFLLPVAVAVVVAGFACAANAADVAKGRAKAVQCQACHGMDGIARIPEAPNLAGQNEDYLIKALKDFKSGARQNEMMSLVVKPLSDDDIANLAAFYHGVR, from the coding sequence ATGAAGCGCTTTTTTTTGTTGCCGGTAGCGGTTGCGGTCGTTGTTGCAGGGTTCGCCTGCGCGGCGAATGCAGCCGATGTTGCCAAGGGGCGTGCCAAGGCTGTGCAGTGCCAGGCGTGTCATGGGATGGATGGCATTGCCAGGATTCCTGAAGCGCCGAATCTGGCGGGGCAGAATGAGGACTATCTGATTAAGGCGCTCAAGGACTTCAAGTCGGGAGCGCGGCAGAATGAGATGATGTCGCTGGTCGTGAAGCCGTTGTCTGATGATGATATTGCCAATCTGGCGGCTTTTTATCATGGGGTTCGGTGA